The genomic window GCGACCGGGAGTGATGAGATGTGGCAGGGGGCAGTTTCAATGTTGACCGCCAAAGCGGTTGTTTTGCCGCCCAGTCCCATTGGCCCGATCCCGAGATTATTGATTTTAACCAACAGTTCTTTTTCCCATTTGGCCAGGTCGTGGTCGCTGTTATAATGGCCGATCTCCCTCAATAGCGCTTTTTTGGCGGTGAGCGGGGCGGTCTCGAAGTTCCCGCCGATCCCAACCCCGACGATGATCGGCGGGCAGGCATTGGGTCCGGCCTTCCCAACAGTTTCAATGATGAACCGGTCGATCTCGTCATGGGAGGATGTCGGTTTGAACATTCTTATGGCGCTGCAATTCTCGGCCCCCCCGCCTTTGCACATCAGGTTGATAATGAGCTTGTCGCCCGGGACGACATTGGTATGAATGAAGGCCGGGGTATTATCTCCGGTATTATCGCGGCGGAGCGGGTCGGAGACTAGCGATTTACGCAGGTAGCCTTCTTTGTAACCCCGGCTAACCCCTTCGTTGACCGCTTCTTCAAGCGAGCCGTCGGTAAGATGAATGTCCTGTCCAAGTTCGATAAAGACCACGACCGCGCCGGTGTCCTGGCAGAGTGGCCGCTTTTCTTTTCTGGCGATCTCAGCGTTATGGATCAGCTGGCGGAGTATTTCCCGGCCGTTGGGTGATTCCTCATCTTTGAGGGCTTTATTCAAAGCTCCTTCAACATCGGCCGGGAGGTCGGTGTTAACGGTGACGCAAAGGTTGCTGACCGTTGCGGTGATCTTACGAGTGGATATTTCGCGCATAGAAAACTTATAATAGTAATTTTTCGACGAATTCTTTGATCTTACGAGCCGCTTCCAACGCTTTCAAGGCCTCTTCTTTGCTCACTTCCGCCGGCCAGTGGACGGGATAGCGGGTGTCAATATAAAAAGTGTTTAATATTCTTGTTTCTTCCAAAATATTTGAAAAAGTTGGATCATGTTTTTTACAAGTCTCCAGTAATTCAATTAAATCATGGATTTTTTTAAAGTTTAGATCGTGTTTAACGATGAACGCTTTTAAGTATTTTTCGGCTGATTGCTGAAAGAAAAAACAAAGTTGAGAAAAAAAAGTCGTGTCCGGTAAAATGGAGGCTGAAAACAAATAATCGCTTTCCGCCTTTAGTAGCCATTTTTTAACTTCTTTTTGATCAGCCATAAAGAACTTTTCCTTTTCGCAAAATGTTATTCAAAAAAGGATCCCCCAGTTTAAGACCCTCTTCATATTCCTCCGGACGATAAACCAAGAAATCGGCGGCGATATTCTTGTCTATTAGCCGATAAAGTTCTCGCATTCGATCCCGGCCCAGATATGGGGTGTCTTTCTTGATGATTAAAAAATCAAGATCTGAGTCCGGAGTGAAATTGCCCCAGACTGCGGAACCGAACAGGATGACCTTCTGCGGCTTATATTTTTCCACGATCTGCCGGCTGATACTGTCAATCTCTTTTTGAAGTTCTTGCTGGGTCATATGATGGTAAATTATACCATTTTATGTCAGAGGATTCTACGAAATATAGGAAAGGACAAACCAGCCGGCCAGAGTTCATTCTGCCGGCTGGTTTTTGTTTGCAATTAAGGGGGTTATAGTTCGGGAACGGGAGGGGGAAGGGAGATCCACTCAAGGTTTAAACGTAAAGCGATTGAATTTAACTTCAAGTTTTTTAGGGTTTTAGAATCAATATGACCTTCCCCCCAAAAACTGGACCACTTGCAATTAGAAAATAGGCCGGTAATACTAATTGAAGGAGGGTCAAATATGAAGGGGAAAAGGATGTCCGAAGAGCAGATAATTGGAGCAATTAAAGAGGCCGAAGCAGGCCTGCCGATCGCCGATCTTTGCCGCAAGTACGGGGTCCATCAGACAACTTTCTACAACTGGAAGGCAAAATACGGCGGACTGACTGTCAGTGAGGCCAAGCGTTTACGAGCGCTGGAAGATGAAAACCGGCGGCTGAAAAGTATCGTGGCCGATCTGACCCTGGATAACCAGGCGTTAAAGGCGGTTGTCTTAAAAAACTTCTAAAACCCAAGGCAAAAAGGGCGGCCACGGACTTTATTGTGGCCGGCTTTGGGTTGAGCATCAGGCGAACTTGTCGACTGATCGGCTTTCCCCGTTCGAGTTATGGTTATGTGGCCAAGCAGGAAGGCCCAGCCGATCAGCTAGTCAGATCTCGACTCAAGGAGCTGGCGCAGAAGCGCCCGCGGTTTGGTTGCCCAAGACTGCATGTCATGTTGCGGCGGGAAGGGATAGCGATCAACCATAAGCGGACGGAAAGGATTTATGGGGAAGAGAAACTCTCTTTACGACGGAAAAACAAACGAAAAAGAGTTGCGGGGTTGAGAATGGAATTGCCAAAGCCAACCAGGCCAAACCATATCTGGTGCATGGATTTTGTGGCGGATGCGGCGTTGAACAGTCGCAAGATCAAGGCGTTGCCAATAGTAGATGTGTATACCAAGAAGTGTCACCGGATCGAAGTTGACACCTCGATCAATGGTGTCAGAGTTTGCCGAGTGCTGGATGAGGTTGGTGAACGGGAAGGATTGCCGGAAGTAATTATGATCGATAATGGTCCAGAATTTGCCGGCAAGGCATTGGATGAATGGGCGTACCGGAATGGCGTTAAGTTACAGTTCATCAGACCAGGTAAGCCGGTAGAAAATGCCTATATCGAGAGCTTCAATGGTCGGCTCCGGGACGAATGCCTGAATGAACACTGGTTCATCAATCTGGGGCATGCCAGGAAGTTAATAGAGGATTGGCGGCTGGATTACAATCAGGTCAGGCCGCATAGTTCGCTGGGCTATCTGACGCCAGAGGAATTTACAGAAAAGGAGGTGGCCAAAGAGTTGGCTTGCAGCGGGAATTACTCTAATTCATAATGGTACGGAAGATGGGGTAAGGTCATTGGTATAAGATTATTACAGGGACAGCAGTATTAGTCGGAATTTATTCTACAGTAAAGAAATAAATTATGAAGTTAACGGAAAACGAACAACGAGACGCAATCAAGCTTGTCCAAGAAGGTAAGCCGTTGCCAGATAAATATCGCTTCTTGCTTTATAGCGATGATCGGGAAGTCGAGCTCGTTTGGAACGGCAAAACGCAAGAGGCCTGTAACCTTGTTCTGCCCTTTCAAACAATCGAGCATATTGATGAGCCAAGAACCAAAAAGATTGAAAAAGGCAAAGACCAGCTGGCCTTATTCGATACATCCGGAAGGCAAATTCGCGGGTGGACGAATAAGCTTATCTGGGGTGATAACAAGTTGATCCTTTCCTCTCTAAAAAATGGTCCTATGCGCCGGGAAATTGAAAAACAAGGCGGGCTTAAACTAATCTACATTGACCCCCCGTTCGATGTCGGAGCTGATTTTTCTATGAATATTGAGATCGGAGACGAATCCTTTACTAAAAAGCCGTCTGTTATTGAAGAGGTCGCCTATCGGGATACTTGGGGCAAGGGCACCGACAGCTTTATTGCTATGATTTATGAGCGGTTAAAGCTAATGCACGGTCTTTTGGCGGATGATGGCAGCATTTATGTCCATTGCGATTGGCGAGTGAATAGTTATATGAGGTTAGCGCTAGATGAGGTTTTTGGGAAAGATAATTTTAGAAACGAAATAATCTGGTGCTATACGGGGGCATCACAGGCAAAAACTAAGTTTATCCAAAAACATGAGACTATTTTGGCTTTTGAGAAAAACACTAACTCAGTCTTTAATTGGACTGAAGTTGCGATACCATATTCAGAGGAAACCGTAGCAAGGACAGGTAGGGGAGCTGGTGGCGCAGGTTTGTATGGAGAAAATGATGCCGAATTAAAACACAAAAATCGATTAAAAGAAGCCGGAAAAATACCCGAAGATTGGTGGGCTGATATTTATCGGATTCAAGGCAATGGGCTTGAAAAGGTTGACTACCCAACTCAAAAGCCCGAATCACTACTTGAGCGAATAATTAAAGCATCCTCAAATGAAGGCGATATAGTTGCCGATTTTTTCAGTGGTTCCGGCACGACTATGGCAGTGGCGGAAAAACTGGGCAGGAAGTGGATTGGATCCGATCTCGGGAGGTTTGCTATTCATACGTCACGCAAACGGCTTATTCAGGTTCAGCGTGAAATGAAGCAGGCCGGAAAAGACTTCCGAGCATTTGAAATACTTAATTTGGGTAAATATGAACGTGAGCACTATGTAAACGTAGATGTTGATATAAGGGAGAAAGAAAAACAACAAATATTAGAAAGCAAGGAAAAACAATTTATTGAGTTAATTCTTGTGGCTTATAGTGCTCAAAAGCTTGACTCGTTTAATTCTTTTGTTGGCAAAAAGAGGGATCGTCTTGTCGCAATTGGGCCAATTGATGCCCCTGTATCAGCGGCTTTTGTTGATAACGCAATAAAAGAAGCTAAAGGCAAAGGAGTTACTAAGTTTGATATTCTTGGCTTTGATTACGAAATGGGGATAGATATTTCGGAGCTACGCTCTCTAGGCGTCGATGTACAGTTTAAGATCATACCTCGTGAAGTGTTTGATCGTCGAGCCGTCGAAAAAGGATATGTAAAGTTTTACGATGTTGCCTATATCGACGTAAAACCTATCGTAAAAGGCAAAGGGAATAACAAAACTATTAGCGTTGAGCTGTCCGATTTCAGCGTATTTTATAATCAAGATAGCGTAGAGGAAACAGAGGGAGCTCTTAAGGAGGGGTCGAGTAAGATTGTTATTGAAAATGGGCAGGTCATAAAGGTATCAAAGGATAAAAAGACTGCGGTAGTAACAAAAGAAGTATTGACGAAGAAATGGGCAGATTGGGTTGACTATTGGGCCGTTGATTATGACTTTCAAAGTCGTAAGGAAATTATTCGCTCCATAGATCAAAACACGAAAGAAGAAAGAGAAGGATGGACGGGCGGATATATATTCGAGAATGAATGGCAGTCTTTTAGGACTAAAAAGGATAGGAAGCTTGAGCTTGTTTCTGCCGAGAAAGAAATCTCAAGGGGGCGAAGGAAGATAGCGGTTAAAGTAGTTGATATTTTCGGCAATGATACTACTAGAGTAATTGAGGTTAATGTCTAATAATGGCACTTCATAAGGATTTTCCAAAAAATAAGTATTCGATATTAGACCCGGAAATTCGTTGGTTCCCCGCAGATGAGGCTCTTCGCGAGAAAGGATATGAGAAGCTACTCCCTCCATTTGTTCCCGAACTTCGAAAACGAGTTAAAGATTGGAGAGAAAAGAACTACGAAGGGGCTAGCAATACATCAAAAGCCCTTCTTAATTGGTGGTTCAAGCAAGAACACTTGGTCTATGGAATGGATGGGAACGCCTTTTCTTTCCAATATTATTTTGCCCAAAGAGAGGCTGTAGAAACAATCATCTGGCTTTATGAGGTCGCTGGGGCTAGAAATAAATATGATCTGCTCCAATATGACTCATTAGGACGTGTAAGCCCTAATATGTTTGACGAGGATTGGCTACGCTTGGTAATTAAAATGGCGACAGGAAGCGGAAAGACCAAAGTAATGAGTTTGCTTCTTGCTTGGGCTTATTTTCATAAGATTTATGAGACCGATTCAGAACTGTCTAGAAACTTTCTTCTTATTACTCCCAATATTATTGTCCTTGAACGCATTAAAACGGATTTTGATGGGCTAAAGATATTCTATCAAGACCCTGTATTGCCAGATAATGGATATGAAGGCAGGAACTGGCAAGACGACTTTCAAATAACCCTGCATCTACAAGATGATTTAACTGCAATATCTCCTACCGGGAACATCTTTCTAACCAATATCCATCGTGTATATGAGGGAGATGTAAAAGAGGCCTCCATCAGTGATGTTGATTTGTCGGATTACTTTTTAGGGGAAAAACCGGTCTCAAAAACAAATGAGTCATTGGTTGAGTTAAGTAGTGTTGTTAGAGACATTGATGAGCTTATTGTATTCAACGATGAAGCGCATCATATCCATGACCCCAAAATGGCTTGGTTTAAGTCAATTCAGGATATCAACAATAAGCTAAAACAAAAAGGCAAGCAAATATCACTGCAATTAGATTGCACGGCTACTCCAAAGCATGATAACGGCGGGATATTTGTGCAAACAATATCCGACTATCCTCTTGTTGAGGCCATTCATCAAGGAGTAGTTAAAACGCCGGTGATTCCAGACCAGGCTAGCCGGGCAAAACTACAGGAAAATCAAAGCGCTATATTTACTGAAAAATACGAGGACTATATCAATCTAGGTATAGAAGAGTGGCGAAAGACATCTAAAGAGCTCGCGCCAACTGGCAAAAAAGCAATTTTATTTATCATGACTGATGATACAAAGAACTGTGATGAGGTGCAAGCGTACTTGGAAAAGAATTACGCTGATTTAAAAG from Candidatus Margulisiibacteriota bacterium includes these protein-coding regions:
- a CDS encoding IS3 family transposase (programmed frameshift), with the protein product MKGKRMSEEQIIGAIKEAEAGLPIADLCRKYGVHQTTFYNWKAKYGGLTVSEAKRLRALEDENRRLKSIVADLTLDNQALKAVVFKKLLKPKAKRAATDFIVAGFGLSIRRTCRLIGFPRSSYGYVAKQEGPADQLVRSRLKELAQKRPRFGCPRLHVMLRREGIAINHKRTERIYGEEKLSLRRKNKRKRVAGLRMELPKPTRPNHIWCMDFVADAALNSRKIKALPIVDVYTKKCHRIEVDTSINGVRVCRVLDEVGEREGLPEVIMIDNGPEFAGKALDEWAYRNGVKLQFIRPGKPVENAYIESFNGRLRDECLNEHWFINLGHARKLIEDWRLDYNQVRPHSSLGYLTPEEFTEKEVAKELACSGNYSNS
- a CDS encoding site-specific DNA-methyltransferase, with translation MKLTENEQRDAIKLVQEGKPLPDKYRFLLYSDDREVELVWNGKTQEACNLVLPFQTIEHIDEPRTKKIEKGKDQLALFDTSGRQIRGWTNKLIWGDNKLILSSLKNGPMRREIEKQGGLKLIYIDPPFDVGADFSMNIEIGDESFTKKPSVIEEVAYRDTWGKGTDSFIAMIYERLKLMHGLLADDGSIYVHCDWRVNSYMRLALDEVFGKDNFRNEIIWCYTGASQAKTKFIQKHETILAFEKNTNSVFNWTEVAIPYSEETVARTGRGAGGAGLYGENDAELKHKNRLKEAGKIPEDWWADIYRIQGNGLEKVDYPTQKPESLLERIIKASSNEGDIVADFFSGSGTTMAVAEKLGRKWIGSDLGRFAIHTSRKRLIQVQREMKQAGKDFRAFEILNLGKYEREHYVNVDVDIREKEKQQILESKEKQFIELILVAYSAQKLDSFNSFVGKKRDRLVAIGPIDAPVSAAFVDNAIKEAKGKGVTKFDILGFDYEMGIDISELRSLGVDVQFKIIPREVFDRRAVEKGYVKFYDVAYIDVKPIVKGKGNNKTISVELSDFSVFYNQDSVEETEGALKEGSSKIVIENGQVIKVSKDKKTAVVTKEVLTKKWADWVDYWAVDYDFQSRKEIIRSIDQNTKEEREGWTGGYIFENEWQSFRTKKDRKLELVSAEKEISRGRRKIAVKVVDIFGNDTTRVIEVNV
- a CDS encoding nucleotidyltransferase domain-containing protein; this encodes MTQQELQKEIDSISRQIVEKYKPQKVILFGSAVWGNFTPDSDLDFLIIKKDTPYLGRDRMRELYRLIDKNIAADFLVYRPEEYEEGLKLGDPFLNNILRKGKVLYG
- a CDS encoding fumarate hydratase, translated to MREISTRKITATVSNLCVTVNTDLPADVEGALNKALKDEESPNGREILRQLIHNAEIARKEKRPLCQDTGAVVVFIELGQDIHLTDGSLEEAVNEGVSRGYKEGYLRKSLVSDPLRRDNTGDNTPAFIHTNVVPGDKLIINLMCKGGGAENCSAIRMFKPTSSHDEIDRFIIETVGKAGPNACPPIIVGVGIGGNFETAPLTAKKALLREIGHYNSDHDLAKWEKELLVKINNLGIGPMGLGGKTTALAVNIETAPCHISSLPVAVNIECHAHRARKGML
- a CDS encoding HEPN domain-containing protein, which gives rise to MADQKEVKKWLLKAESDYLFSASILPDTTFFSQLCFFFQQSAEKYLKAFIVKHDLNFKKIHDLIELLETCKKHDPTFSNILEETRILNTFYIDTRYPVHWPAEVSKEEALKALEAARKIKEFVEKLLL